GTCTTCGCCCATGATGTGGCGGAGGGTGTTTTTTAGCTTCATGTGCTGAATGAAGAGGTCGTGCTCGGGGTAGACGCCGGGGGCGCTGTCTGGATCCTTGAAGTAGAAGCTCAGCCACTCCTGGATGCCGACGCCGCGCAGCGATGGCGTGCGGGCGGCGAGGTCCATAAAGAGGATGAGGTCGAGAGCGAGCGGCGCGGCGAGGATGGAGTCGCGACAGAGGAAGTCGACCTTGAGCTGCATCGGATAGCCGAGCCAACCGAAGATGTCGATGTTGTCCCAACCCTCTTTGTTATCACCACGTGGCGGGTAATAGTTGATGCGGACCTTGTGGTAGATGTCTCCGTACAGTTCAGGGTGCAGGTGCGGCTGGAAGATGTGCTCGAGGACGCCGAGCTTGGAGACCTCTTTGGTCTTGAAGGACTCGGGGTCGTCGAGAACCTCGCCGTCGCGGTTGCCGAGGATGTTGGTGGAGTACCAGCCACTGACTCCAAGGTTGCGAACCTTGAAGGCGGGTGCGAGGACGGTCTTGATGAAGGTCTGGCCGGTCTTGTAGTCCTTGCCGCAGATGGGGGCGTTCATCTTGCGGGAGAGCTCGTTGAGCGCGGGGATGTCGACGGTGAGGTTGGGCGCGCCGTTGATGAAGGGAACGCCCTCTTTCAGCGCGGCCCAGGCGTAGAGCATCGAGGGGGAGATGTTGGGGTCGTCCTCGACGAGGCCCTTTTCAAAAGCGGCGAGGGACTGGTGGACGGCGGTCTGTTCGAGGAAGATCTCGGTGGAGCCGCACCAGATCATAACCTGGCGATCGGTCTTGGTCTTGAACTCGGCGATGTCGTTGCGGATCTGGTTGGCGAGGTCGCACTTGTTCTTGCCGGTCTTGACGGACTTGCCTTCGAGCCGCTTGACGTAGTGCTGGTTGAAGACGGCAGGCATGGGCTCGATGGACTGGAGGAAGGGCTTGATCTCGTCTAGCTGGTCGCGGTCGAGAACCTGCGCGGTCTTGGCGGCGTCGTAGAGGTTGCCGCCGAAGATGTCCCAGCCGGTGAAGACGAGGTCGTCGAGCGAGGCGAGGGGGACGAAGTCCTTGATGAGCGGGCTGCGGCCTTCGGTGCGCTTGCCGAGGCGGATGGTTCCCATTTGCGAGGTGGATCCGATTGGCTTGGCGAGTCCGCGGCGGATGGCTTCGACACCGGCGATGAGCGTCGTTGCGACGGCTCCCATGCCGGGAATCATGACCCCAAGTTTTCCTGTGGCTGGCTTGATGCTGCTGGCCGCCTCGTTGGCAGCGGCGCTGGGTTTAGACATGCTTGGCGA
The Edaphobacter bradus genome window above contains:
- a CDS encoding inositol-3-phosphate synthase, which produces MSKPSAAANEAASSIKPATGKLGVMIPGMGAVATTLIAGVEAIRRGLAKPIGSTSQMGTIRLGKRTEGRSPLIKDFVPLASLDDLVFTGWDIFGGNLYDAAKTAQVLDRDQLDEIKPFLQSIEPMPAVFNQHYVKRLEGKSVKTGKNKCDLANQIRNDIAEFKTKTDRQVMIWCGSTEIFLEQTAVHQSLAAFEKGLVEDDPNISPSMLYAWAALKEGVPFINGAPNLTVDIPALNELSRKMNAPICGKDYKTGQTFIKTVLAPAFKVRNLGVSGWYSTNILGNRDGEVLDDPESFKTKEVSKLGVLEHIFQPHLHPELYGDIYHKVRINYYPPRGDNKEGWDNIDIFGWLGYPMQLKVDFLCRDSILAAPLALDLILFMDLAARTPSLRGVGIQEWLSFYFKDPDSAPGVYPEHDLFIQHMKLKNTLRHIMGEDLITHLGLDYYGE